A segment of the Candidatus Brevundimonas phytovorans genome:
GCGAAGCCGGCGGCGGTCAGGCGCAGCAGGTTCGGCCAGGGATCGCGCGCCGACAGCATCCGCCGCGACGAACGGGCCTCGATGATAGCGGGCGTCTCATGGCCAAAGGCCTTGGACACGCTGGCCCAGATCAGGCGCATGGCCCGCACCTTGGCCAGGGCGTCGAAATATTCAGCATCGACGGACACGCCCAGGACCACGCCCTTCAGCGCCTGTTCGGTGCTCAGTCCGGCCAGGACGGCGGCCTTGACGTAGGCGACGGCGCTGGCGGCGGCGAAGGCCAGTTCCTGTCCCGCCGAACCACCCGCTTCATGCACCACGCGGCCCGAGGCGAGGAAGAGTTTGGCGTCAGGATAGGTGCCAGCCAGACGCGCAGCCGCCTCAGCCGCCTCGGTCACGGCCGCGTCGATGTCGCCTTCAGCGGTCTCGGCGTAGGCCGAGATCGGGTCGAGGTGGAATTGCAGCTGGGCGCGGGGCGAACCCTTGGCCACCGCCGCCAGAGCCTCGGCGGCCTTCACGCCGTCAAAGCCCGCATCCAGCGCTACCGGCGCCAGCTCCAACGCCACGCCGTCGAGCGCGGCGGCCAGCGCCGCCTCGTCGGTCGTGAACGCCCCCTTCAGCACCACCGAGGCGGCGCCGTTTTCAAGGTCGGTCAGGACGGCGGCGTTGATCGCCGCCGCCTCGTCGCCCTCGACCAGGGTGCGCAGGTCCCACGCCCGCCCCTCGGCGTCCGTGGTGCGCGGCGCGCGAAGCGCCTGCACCCCGGTTGCGTCGGCATAGAGCGGCCGGATCAACAGACCGTCGGCGTCGAGATGAAGCAGGCTTTCGATCGCCCGCCCCTTCAGCGCCTTCTCGGCCTGTTCCCGCCATTCCAGCGGCGTCGGCGTGGGAAAGGTCGTCATTTACGCAAACTCCACCAGGACGTCGTCGGCGGCGACCGGATCGCCGGCCTTGGCGCCGACCGCCTTCACCACGCCGTCACGCTCTGCCTTGAGGATGTTCTGCATCTTCATGGCTTCGATGATGGCGACGGTCTCGCCCGACTTGACCTCCTGACCGACGGTCACGGGGATGTCGACGACCAGACCCGGCATGGGCGACAGCACCAGCTTGGAGGTGTCGGCGGCGACCTTTTCAGGCAGGCGCTGATACATCTCGGCGGCGCGCGGGGTCAGGACGCGGACGCGCGCCTTGGCCGCTCGGTGGCGGATGTCGAAGCCGTCGGGCGCGCGCTTGACCTCGGCGGTGAAGGGCTCGTCATCCAGAACGGCGCGGAACTGGGCCATGCCCGGACGCCAGTCGATTTCCGACAGGGTCAGGTCGCGCTCGTCCAGCGAGATGACCAGGTCCTCGGCCTCGTCATAGGACAGCGACACCTCATGGCCTTCGCGGCCGATCAGGACCGTCCAGTCGGTGCGTTCCGACGGATCGCCCGCCTGCTCGGCCAGGACCTCGTTCATCGCCGCGGCCACGGTGATGAAGATGTCCTTCTGCGCCTCGCTGGGCTCCAGACCGCGGAAGCCGTCGGGGAACTCGTCCTTGATATAGCTGGTCGACAGCTCCCCGGACTTGAACCGCTCCTGATCCATCACCGCCGACAGGAAGGGCACGTTGTGGCCCAGACCCGACAGGTGGGTGTCCTCCAGCGCGCGGGCCATGCCCTCGACGGCCGCGTCGCGCGTCTCGCCCCAGGCGCACAGCTTGGCGATCATGGGGTCGTAGAACATGCTGATCTCGTCGCCCTCGCGGACGCCGGAATCGTTGCGGACCGTGTAGTCGCCCTGATCGCCCTCTTCCGGCTGCTCATAGCGCACCAGACGGCCGATCGACGGCAGGAAGCCGCGATAGGGGTCCTCGGCGTAGATGCGGCTTTCGATGGCCCAGCCCTTGATCGACAGGTCTTCCTGCTTGAAGCCCATGGTCTCGCCCGCCGCCGAACGGATCATCTGTTCGACCAGATCGACGCCGGTGATCAGCTCCGTCACCGGATGCTCGACCTGCAGACGGGTGTTCATTTCCAGGAAGTAGAAGCTGCGGTCCTGCCCCGCCACGAACTCCACCGTACCGGCCGAGTCGTAGTTCACGGCGCGCGCCAAGGCGATGGCCTGATCGCCCATGGCCTTGCGCGTCGCGTCATCCAGCAGGGGCGACGGCGCTTCTTCGATGACCTTCTGGTTGCGGCGCTGGATCGAGCATTCGCGGTCGAACAGCGAAACGATGTTGCCGTGCTTGTCGCCCAGCACCTGAATCTCGATGTGGCGCGGATTGACGATGAACTTCTCGAGGAAGACGCGGTCGTCGCCGAACGCGGTCAGGGCCTCGGCCTTCACTGCGGCAAAGCCCTCGGCCATGTCGGCGTCGGAATGGGCGACGCGGATGCCCTTGCCGCCGCCGCCGGCGCTGGCCTTGATCATGACCGGATAGCCGATCTCGTTGGCGATCTTCACCGCCTCTTCGGTCGATTCAATCAGGCCCATGTGGCCCGGCACGGTCGAGACGCCCGCTTCAGCCGCGAACTTCTTGGACGTGATCTTGTCGCCCATGGCCTCGATGGCGTGCGGGTTCGGGCCGATGAAGGTGATGCCCTCGGCTTCCAGACGACGCGCGAAGACCGGGTTTTCCGACAGGAAGCCAAAGCCGGGGTGGACCGCCTCGGCGCCCGACTGACGCACCGCGTCCACGATCTTGTCCTGGATCAGATAGGACTGGGCGGCGGGCGACGGCCCGATGTGGATGGTCTCGTCGGCCATCTCACAGGCCAGCGACCCGGCGTCCGCGTCCGAGTAAACGAGCACCGTCTTGATGCCCATCTTGCGGCAGGTCTTGATGATGCGAACCGCGATCTCGCCCCGGTTGGCGATCAGAATTTTCTTGAACATTTCTGGGCCTTACAGGGGGATGTTGTCGTGCTTCTTCCAGGGATTTTCCTGGGTCTTGTTCTTCAGCGTGCGCAGGGCCTTGATCAGGCGACGGCGCGTGCCGTGGGGCATGATGACGTCGTCGATGTAGCCCAGACCCGCCGCCACGAAGGGGTTGGCGAAGCGTGCCTTGTATTCGGCCTCGCGCGCCGCCAGGGCCTCGGGGTCGCCGGCCTCCTTGCGGAAGATGATCTCGACCGCGCCCTTGGCGCCCATGACCGCGATCTCGGCGGTGGGCCAGGCGTAGTTGACGTCGCCGCGCAGGTGCTTGGAGCTCATGACGTCATAGGCGCCGCCGTAGGCCTTGCGCGTGATGACCGTCAGCTTGGGCACGGTGGCCTCGGCATAGGCGAACAGCAGCTTGGCGCCGTGCTTGATCAGGGCGCCGTACTCCTGCTTGGTGCCCGGCATGAAGCCCGGCACGTCCACCAGCGTCACCAGCGGGATGTGGAAGGCGTCGCAGAAGCGGACGAAGCGCGCGGCCTTGCGGCTCGAGTCGATATCCAGCACGCCCGCCAGAACCTGAGGCTGGTTGGCGACGATGCCGACGCTCTGGCCGTCCAGACGACCGAAGCCGCAGATGATGTTCCTGGCGAAGTCGGCGCCGATCTCGAAGAAGTCGGCCTCGTCGACCATCTTCAGGATCAGCTCCTTCATGTCATAGGGCTGGTTCGGATTGGTCGGGACCAAGGTGTCGAGGCTGGCCTCGTCGCGATCCGGCTCGTCATAGCTGTCGCGCACCGGCGGCTTTTCGCGGTTCGACAGGGGCAGGAAGCCGATCAGGCGGCGAACCTCGGACAGGGCCTCCAGATCGTTCTCGAAGGCGCCGTCGGCGACCCCCGACTTGCCGGCGTGAACGCGGGCGCCGCCCAGGTCTTCATGGCTGACGACCTCGTTGGTGACGGTCTTCACCACGTCGGGGCCGGTCACGTACATGTAGGACGTGTCCTTCACCATGAAGATGAAGTCGGTGATGGCGGGCGAATAGACATCGCCGCCCGCGCACGGGCCCATGATGACCGAGATCTGCGGAATGACGCCGCTGGCGAGCGTGTTCTGCAGGAAGATGTCGGCGTAGCCCGCCAGGCTCTCGACGCCCTCCTGGATCCGGGCGCCGCCGGCATCGAACAGGCCGATGATCGGGGCGCCCGCCGTCAGGGCCATCTTCTGGATCTTGACGATCTTGGCCGCATGGGCGCCCGACAGCGAGCCGCCGAAGACGGTGAAGTCCTTGGAGAAGACATAGACCAGACGGCCGCCGATGGTGCCGCGTCCGGTGACGACGCCGTCGCCGGGGATGCGCTGCTGGTCCATGCCGAAGTCGTGGCTGCGATGCTCCACGAACATGTCGGTCTCTTCGAAGCTACCTTCGTCCAGCAGGACTTCGATCCGTTCGCGCGCGGTCAGCTTGCCCTTGGCGTGCTGGCTCTCGATGCGCTTTTGCCCCCCGCCCAGTTTGGCGGCGGCGCGACGGCGCTCGAGTTCCTCGAGGATGGCCTGGCTCATGGTTTGGGCTGCTCCCTGTAATCTTTCGTGATCACTGACCCGCTTCGTTGCAAAAAGGCAATCGCAACTTTGCAAAAGGGGCGTAAGTGCGTAAGCCTGCCAAGGTTGATGGGCTGTTTTGCAAAGTTGCGATGGCGGAAAAACTCTATCTCGGGGCCAAGGTGCGCAAGCTGCGCGAGGCGCGCGGCTGGACGCTGGAAGCCTGCGCCGGACGACTGGCCCTGTCGCCCAGCTACCTGTCGCAGATCGAGACCAATCAACGCCCGGCGACGGCGCGGGTTCTGATCGCCCTGACGCGGGCCTTCGACGTGGACGCCAGCCTGTTCGATCTGGACGGCGACGCCCGCCTGATCGCCGACCTGCGCGAGGCCGTCACCGACGTGGCCGGTCACGCCGAGGCCCCCTCGCCCGTCGAGTTGAAGCAGGCCGTGACCAACACCCCCCGGCTGGCGCGTCAGTTCCTGGCCCTGCATCAGGACTATCGCCGTCTGGACGAGCGGCTGAAGACGCTGAACGAGACCCTGGGCCGGGACGAGCGGGCGCAGGCGGCGCCCGCCCTGCCCTATGAGGCGGTGCGCGACTTCTTCCACTATCGCGACAACTACATCGACGTGCTGGATCAGGCGGCGGAGGCGCTGGCAGAGCAGCTGGGCCTAGGCGCCGGCGGCCACCCGGAGCGCGATCTGGAGGCGGCGCTGAACGACCTGTGCGGCGTGCGCCTGGCCACCGGCGAAGGCCGCGGGGCCATGCGGCGCTTCGATCCGGCGGCGCGCATTCTTTATGTGGACGCCAGCCTGCCCGGCGCGACGCGGTCCTTCCTGATGGCGCACCAGCTGGTGCTGCTGCGCTTCCACGACCTGATCGAGCACGAACTGGACCGGGCCGCCTTCGACATTCCCGCCGCGCGCGACGTCTGCCGCGTCGGTCTGGCCAACTATGCGGCGGGCGCCCTGTTGCTGCCCTATCGCCGCTTCCTCGAGGCGGCGCGCGAGCTGCGGCACGATGTGGACCGACTGCGAAACCGCTTCCACGTCAGCTTCGAGCAGGTCTGCCACCGGCTCTCGACCCTGCAACGCCCCGGCTGGCGCGGCGTGCCGTTTTACTTCGCGCGGGTGGACATGGCCGGGAACATCACCAAGCGTCACAGCGCCACCCGCTTTCAGTTCGCCCGCTTTGGCGGCGCCTGCCCGTTGTGGAACGTGCACGAGGCCTTTGGCGCCCCGGACCGCATCCTGGTCAACCTGTCGGAGATGCCCGACGGCGCCCGTTACATCTGCATCGCCAAGAGCGTGTCCAAGCCGGGCGGGTCCTTCCTCGAACCGGATCGCCGCTATGCGCTCGGCCTCGGCTGCGAGATCGAACACGCGGCGCAACTGGTCTACGCCGACGGTCTGGACCTGAGCGGCCCGCCGACGCGCATGGGCGTCAACTGCCGCATCTGCGAGCGCACCGACTGCCCCCAGCGCGCCTTCCCGCCCATCGACCGGACGCTGAGTGTGCCGGACCATGAGCGGGGGGTCATTCCCTATACCCTCAGCTGAGGGCGTAGGCGATCAGCCCATCGTCGGGATGACGAAGGAGCTGTCGGCGTGTTCCAGCTCGCTGTCAGGCCAGCGGGCGGTGACGGTCTTGGTCTTGGTCCAGAAGCGCAGACCTTCCATGCCGTGCTGGTTGATGTCGCCGAAGGCCGAACGTTTCCAGCCGCCGAACGAGTGATAGGCCACCGGCACCGGGATCGGCACGTTGATGCCGACCATGCCGACGTTGACGCGGGCGGCGAAGTCGCGGGCCGCGCGGCCGTTCTGGGTGAAGATGGCGACGCCGTTACCGTACTGGTGCTTCGACGGCAGGCTCAGCGCCTCCTCGAAGCTGGCGGCGCGCATGATCTGCAGCACCGGGCCGAAGATCTCTTCCTTGTAGGATTCCATCTCCGGCTTGACGTGGTCGAACAGCGACGGGCCGATGAAGAAGCCCTTCTCGTGGCCTTGCAGGCTGAACTCGCGGCCATCAACGACCAGTTCGGCGCCTTCTTCCACGCCCTTGTTGATCCAGCCCAGGACCTTGTCCTTGTGGGTCTGGGTGACGACCGGGCCGTAGTGGGCCTCGGCGTCCGTCGAGACGCCGACGCGCAGGTTGGGGATTTCCGAGACCAGACGCTCGCGCAGTTCGTCGGCGGTGCGCTGGCCGACCGGCACCACCACCGGCAGGGCCATGCAGCGCTCGCCGGCCGAGCCATAGGCCGCGCCGGTCAGGTCCTTGATCACCTGATCCATGTCGGCGTCGGGCAGGACGATGCCGTGGTTCTTGGCGCCGCCCATGGCCTGGACGCGTTTCCCGTGCTGGGCGCCCATCTGATAGACGTAGTGGGCGATGTCGGACGAGCCGACGAAGCTGACGGCGTGGATGTCGGGGTGGGTCAGGATGGCGTCGACCGCCACCTTGTCGCCGTGGACGACGTTCAGCACGCCCTTGGGCGCGCCCGCCTCCATCATCAGTTCGCCCAGGCGCACCGGCAGCGACGGATCACGCTCCGACGGCTTCAGGATGAAGGTGTTGCCGGCGGCGATCGCCATGCCGAACATCCACATCGGGATCATGCCAGGGAAGTTGAACGGGGTGATGCCCGCCACCACGCCCAGCGGCTGACGCATGGAATAGACGTCGATGCCGGGGCCGGCGCCCTGCGTGTATTCGCCCTTCAGCGCGTGCGGGATGCCGCAGGCGAACTCGATGACTTCAAGACCGCGCTGGATGTCGCCCTTGGAGTCGGCGATGACCTTGCCGTGTTCCGAGGACAGCAGCTCGGCCAGCTCGTTCATGTTGGCTTCGACCAGGCGCTTGAACTCGAACATGACGCGGGCGCGGCGCTGCGGGTTGGTGCTGGACCAGCCCTCGAACGCGGCTTGCGCGGCCTGCACCGCGCGGTCCATCTCGCTGACGGTCGCCAGCTGGACGCGGGCCTGAACCTCGCCGGTGTTGGGGTTGAACACGTCGCCGAAACGGCCCGATGCGCCGTCGAAGGCCGCACCGTCGATGAAGTGGCGAATGTCGCGCATGGAGGCGTTTCCCTGTGATGTCGTTGTTCGTTGCAGCATGGCCTAGCAGACCGATGGCGCGCCACCCATTGCAATCTTGCATCCTATGCTGTGCAATCCTGCAATGTTCGACTGGGACGACGTTCGCATCTTCATCGCCGCCGCGCGGGCCGGCTCGCTGGCCACGGCGGCGCAGCGGCTGGGCATAGACGCCGCCACGGTCGGGCGGCGCGTGGCGCGGCTGGAGACGGCGTTGAAGTCGACCCTGGTGGTGCGCTCGGCGTCCGGCCTGCTACTGACGGCGGCGGGGGCGCATCTGCTGGAGACGGCGCTGGACGCCGAAAGCGCCATGGAGGCCGCCGAGCGGGTGACGCGGCCCGACCTGATCGCTGGCACCGTGCGGATCAGCGCCTCGGAAGGCTTCGGCGGCGCCGTCCTGGCCCCCGCCTTGCCCGCGCTCTTGGCGGCGCATCCGGGGCTGAATGTTGAACTGGCCGCCAGTTCAGGCTTCCTGTCGCCCAGCCGTCGCGAGGTGGACATGGCCATCACCCTCAGCCCCGCCGCCAGCCCGCGCCTGATCGTCGAGCCGCTGACACCCTATCAACTGGCCCTCTACGCCGCGCCCGAGCACGTCGCCCGGCATGGCGCGCCCGACAGCGTGGACGACCTGCCCCGCTTCGACATCGTCGGCTATGTCGACGACCTGATCTATGCCCCGGAATTGCACTACCTGGACGAGATCCGGCCCAACCTGCGTCCGCGCCTGGCCTCCTCCTCGATCCGGGCGCAGCGGGACATGATCGCGGCGGGCGGCGGGATCGGGGTCCTGCCCTGCTTCCTGGCCGAGGGGCTGATGCGGGTGCTGGCCGACCAGGTGCTGATCGAGCGCCGCTTCTGGCTCAGCACCCACCGCGAGGTCCACGGCACGGCGCGACTGAAGGCGGCGCGGCGCTGGATCAAGACCCTGTGCCAGACCTCGGCGGCGCGCCTTTCCCCCTATTCGGCGCTCTCCTAGAGCCCCAGCAGGTCCGACCAGCGCCATTGGCCGGTTCCCAGCGCCAGCTTGGGCGCGCCGGGATCGTCGCTCAGGGTCACGACCACATAGCCGCGCACCGTCTGCGACTTGCACTGACGCGGCGAGAAGCCGACCACCACGGCCACCGCCTGACGCACCCCCGCCAGACCCTTGCCGTCCTGACCGGGGCTCAGCACCCAGTCGCCGTTCCAGATGACAATGGCCCGGCCGCGCGCGCCGGAGTCGCGATAGGCCTCGGTCAGACGCGCCCGGATGCGCGGGTCGTCGCGGAGGGCGTTCTGCAACCGCTCGACCATGTTGCAGACCCCGCCCGAGCCCGACCCGGAGCCTGAGCCCGACCCGCTGCCGGACCCTGTGCCCGAACCGGTCCCGGCGCCGCTGCCCACGCCCGAGCCGCCGCCCGCCGTCATCGCGCCGGCCAGGGCGCTGTCGCCGAGGAAGACATAGGAGACGCTGGGCTCGGGCGCGGCGATCGGCACCGGCTCCACCGTCGGCGAGCGCGGCGCCGGGCGGCTGGGGCGCGGCGTCGGGCGGGCGACCGGCGCGGGCGCGGCCTTGGCCGGCGCCTTCACAGGCGTGGGCGCGGGCGACGGCTTGGGATCGGGCATGGGGGCCGCAGCGGGCTGGCCGCCGCCGGCCTCCTGCTCGGCCGGTTCCGGCGCGGGCGGCGGCGGCAGCGGCTCGACCAACTCGACCTCGACCGCCTTCCATTCGGGCGGAAAGACCGGGGTCTTCACCGGCGACATCAGGATGGCGACCAGAACCAGCAGGTGGGCCGCGACGCTGACCGCCACCGTCCAGACGCGCGCGCTGCGGCGCCGACGACCGCGGGCCGAGGTCTCCGCTCTCGTCATTCAGATCCGGCCCGCCGCTGCAACGCTCCGGAGGGAGTGTATCTCGTCATCTGTATTCCACAGTCGATCTCGGCCTTCGAGACCCTCATTTGAAGGGATCAGTCACTCGCGTCAGGATCAAGGCGCTCGGGATACAACGCACAAGAGGGGTGAAAAACGCAGATATTTGAACTTTTTCTATGGTTAAGCTGGCACCTTTTCTTTCGCTGCGCGTCTCTACCGCGCCGTTCCTGCTCCGACAGGTTCGGCGAGCGCACATCCGGGACTAGCGCCCCGGCACGAAGGAGACTTAACTTGATCAAACTCACATCTCGAGCGGTGGCCGTGACCAGCCTCGTGCTGATCGGCGGTCTGGCCGCCAGCGGGTGCGCCAGCCACCGCTTCGTGCGTGACAACGTCGCCGTGGTCGATGAGCGCGTGACCCAGGTCGATAGCCATTTGACCCAGGTCGAAGGCACGGCGGGTGAAGCCCTGGCCCGCGCCAACGCCGCCCACAAGCTGGCCGAAGGCAAGTTCCTCTACGAAGTCGTGCTGTCGGACGACTCGGTGAAGTTCCCGGTCAACCGCGACGCCCTTTCGCCGGAAGCCGAACAGCGCCTGGCCGAACTGGTCCAGCGCCTGAAGGCCGAGAACCGCAACGTCTATCTGGAAATCCAGGGCCACACGGATTCGTCGGGCGACACCCGCGCCAACGAGCAACTGGGCCAGTCCCGCGCCGAAGCCGTGCGTCGCTTCCTCAGCGACCAGGGCATCGCCCTGAACCGCATGGCCACCATCTCCTATGGTGAAACCAAGCCGGTGGCGCCGAACAACACGCGCGAAGGCCGCGCCCAGAACCGTCG
Coding sequences within it:
- a CDS encoding OmpA family protein — encoded protein: MKLTSRAVAVTSLVLIGGLAASGCASHRFVRDNVAVVDERVTQVDSHLTQVEGTAGEALARANAAHKLAEGKFLYEVVLSDDSVKFPVNRDALSPEAEQRLAELVQRLKAENRNVYLEIQGHTDSSGDTRANEQLGQSRAEAVRRFLSDQGIALNRMATISYGETKPVAPNNTREGRAQNRRVAIVVLS
- a CDS encoding acetyl/propionyl/methylcrotonyl-CoA carboxylase subunit alpha; this translates as MFKKILIANRGEIAVRIIKTCRKMGIKTVLVYSDADAGSLACEMADETIHIGPSPAAQSYLIQDKIVDAVRQSGAEAVHPGFGFLSENPVFARRLEAEGITFIGPNPHAIEAMGDKITSKKFAAEAGVSTVPGHMGLIESTEEAVKIANEIGYPVMIKASAGGGGKGIRVAHSDADMAEGFAAVKAEALTAFGDDRVFLEKFIVNPRHIEIQVLGDKHGNIVSLFDRECSIQRRNQKVIEEAPSPLLDDATRKAMGDQAIALARAVNYDSAGTVEFVAGQDRSFYFLEMNTRLQVEHPVTELITGVDLVEQMIRSAAGETMGFKQEDLSIKGWAIESRIYAEDPYRGFLPSIGRLVRYEQPEEGDQGDYTVRNDSGVREGDEISMFYDPMIAKLCAWGETRDAAVEGMARALEDTHLSGLGHNVPFLSAVMDQERFKSGELSTSYIKDEFPDGFRGLEPSEAQKDIFITVAAAMNEVLAEQAGDPSERTDWTVLIGREGHEVSLSYDEAEDLVISLDERDLTLSEIDWRPGMAQFRAVLDDEPFTAEVKRAPDGFDIRHRAAKARVRVLTPRAAEMYQRLPEKVAADTSKLVLSPMPGLVVDIPVTVGQEVKSGETVAIIEAMKMQNILKAERDGVVKAVGAKAGDPVAADDVLVEFA
- a CDS encoding acyl-CoA carboxylase subunit beta, whose amino-acid sequence is MSQAILEELERRRAAAKLGGGQKRIESQHAKGKLTARERIEVLLDEGSFEETDMFVEHRSHDFGMDQQRIPGDGVVTGRGTIGGRLVYVFSKDFTVFGGSLSGAHAAKIVKIQKMALTAGAPIIGLFDAGGARIQEGVESLAGYADIFLQNTLASGVIPQISVIMGPCAGGDVYSPAITDFIFMVKDTSYMYVTGPDVVKTVTNEVVSHEDLGGARVHAGKSGVADGAFENDLEALSEVRRLIGFLPLSNREKPPVRDSYDEPDRDEASLDTLVPTNPNQPYDMKELILKMVDEADFFEIGADFARNIICGFGRLDGQSVGIVANQPQVLAGVLDIDSSRKAARFVRFCDAFHIPLVTLVDVPGFMPGTKQEYGALIKHGAKLLFAYAEATVPKLTVITRKAYGGAYDVMSSKHLRGDVNYAWPTAEIAVMGAKGAVEIIFRKEAGDPEALAAREAEYKARFANPFVAAGLGYIDDVIMPHGTRRRLIKALRTLKNKTQENPWKKHDNIPL
- a CDS encoding LysR family transcriptional regulator yields the protein MFDWDDVRIFIAAARAGSLATAAQRLGIDAATVGRRVARLETALKSTLVVRSASGLLLTAAGAHLLETALDAESAMEAAERVTRPDLIAGTVRISASEGFGGAVLAPALPALLAAHPGLNVELAASSGFLSPSRREVDMAITLSPAASPRLIVEPLTPYQLALYAAPEHVARHGAPDSVDDLPRFDIVGYVDDLIYAPELHYLDEIRPNLRPRLASSSIRAQRDMIAAGGGIGVLPCFLAEGLMRVLADQVLIERRFWLSTHREVHGTARLKAARRWIKTLCQTSAARLSPYSALS
- a CDS encoding short-chain fatty acyl-CoA regulator family protein, with amino-acid sequence MAEKLYLGAKVRKLREARGWTLEACAGRLALSPSYLSQIETNQRPATARVLIALTRAFDVDASLFDLDGDARLIADLREAVTDVAGHAEAPSPVELKQAVTNTPRLARQFLALHQDYRRLDERLKTLNETLGRDERAQAAPALPYEAVRDFFHYRDNYIDVLDQAAEALAEQLGLGAGGHPERDLEAALNDLCGVRLATGEGRGAMRRFDPAARILYVDASLPGATRSFLMAHQLVLLRFHDLIEHELDRAAFDIPAARDVCRVGLANYAAGALLLPYRRFLEAARELRHDVDRLRNRFHVSFEQVCHRLSTLQRPGWRGVPFYFARVDMAGNITKRHSATRFQFARFGGACPLWNVHEAFGAPDRILVNLSEMPDGARYICIAKSVSKPGGSFLEPDRRYALGLGCEIEHAAQLVYADGLDLSGPPTRMGVNCRICERTDCPQRAFPPIDRTLSVPDHERGVIPYTLS
- a CDS encoding CoA-acylating methylmalonate-semialdehyde dehydrogenase; the encoded protein is MRDIRHFIDGAAFDGASGRFGDVFNPNTGEVQARVQLATVSEMDRAVQAAQAAFEGWSSTNPQRRARVMFEFKRLVEANMNELAELLSSEHGKVIADSKGDIQRGLEVIEFACGIPHALKGEYTQGAGPGIDVYSMRQPLGVVAGITPFNFPGMIPMWMFGMAIAAGNTFILKPSERDPSLPVRLGELMMEAGAPKGVLNVVHGDKVAVDAILTHPDIHAVSFVGSSDIAHYVYQMGAQHGKRVQAMGGAKNHGIVLPDADMDQVIKDLTGAAYGSAGERCMALPVVVPVGQRTADELRERLVSEIPNLRVGVSTDAEAHYGPVVTQTHKDKVLGWINKGVEEGAELVVDGREFSLQGHEKGFFIGPSLFDHVKPEMESYKEEIFGPVLQIMRAASFEEALSLPSKHQYGNGVAIFTQNGRAARDFAARVNVGMVGINVPIPVPVAYHSFGGWKRSAFGDINQHGMEGLRFWTKTKTVTARWPDSELEHADSSFVIPTMG
- a CDS encoding methylmalonyl-CoA mutase family protein, which gives rise to MTTFPTPTPLEWREQAEKALKGRAIESLLHLDADGLLIRPLYADATGVQALRAPRTTDAEGRAWDLRTLVEGDEAAAINAAVLTDLENGAASVVLKGAFTTDEAALAAALDGVALELAPVALDAGFDGVKAAEALAAVAKGSPRAQLQFHLDPISAYAETAEGDIDAAVTEAAEAAARLAGTYPDAKLFLASGRVVHEAGGSAGQELAFAAASAVAYVKAAVLAGLSTEQALKGVVLGVSVDAEYFDALAKVRAMRLIWASVSKAFGHETPAIIEARSSRRMLSARDPWPNLLRLTAAGFAGAVGGADVVVLDAFTRAEGRPDAFARRQARNTQLVLMEEANLGRVDDPAAGSWFLDSRTRDLAEAGWKEFQSIEAEGGVVDALKHHLIQPRVERARGQLEAALKDGARHMVGVTKYVDPDPRPAPVEAADPAFVPVRHGALTPVRFAAPFEIASEEAAQ